The Humulus lupulus chromosome 3, drHumLupu1.1, whole genome shotgun sequence genome window below encodes:
- the LOC133824910 gene encoding uncharacterized protein LOC133824910: MEKFKVIYLRSCKEIEGGVTEEKNIRQKVDNKGELVVREIEKEEKVAKKSINEKLPMKKDNLLMYQPPLPYPQRFLMKKLDELFSKFLEIFKKININIPFVDALEQMPNYVKIMKEVLLKKRKFEDYKTLKVTKECRAILQKKVATKAKKSSINLTTLSVFKNLVLGVVRPTTITLQLVDRSFTYPRGVIEDVLVKVDKFVFPVNFFVLDMEEDHEIPLILGRPLLATGGALIYV, translated from the exons ATGGAGAAATTTAAAGTCATTTATCTGAGAAGTTGTAAGGAGATTGAAGGGGGTGTGACTGAGGAGAAAAATATTCGTCAAAAGGTGGACAACAAGGGTGAGCTAGTGGTACGAGAAATTGAAAAAGAGGAGAAAGTAGCCAAGAAAAGTATTAATGAGAAACTGCCAATGAAGAAAGATAACCTTCTTATGTATCAACCTCCATTACCATATCCTCAAAGATTCCTTATGAAGAAACTTGATGAGCTATTTTCCAAGTTTTTAGAGATATTCAAGAAGATTAACATCAACATTCCATTTGTTGATGCTCTTGAGCAAATGCCTAATTATGTTAAGATTATGAAGGAGGTTTTGTTAAAGAAAAGAAAGTTTGAGGATTATAAGACTTTGAAGGTTACAAAGGAATGTAGAGCGATACTTCAGAAAAAAGTTGCCACAAAAGCCAAAAAATCCAG TATTAATTTGACGACGTTATCAGTTTTTAAGAATTTGGTTCTTGGGGTAGTAAGGCCTACAACCATTACTTTACAACTTGTTGATCGATCTTTTACATATCCACGTGGAGTTATAGAAGATGTCTTAGTTAAAGTGGATAAGTTTGTATTTCCTGTGAATTTTTTTGTattggatatggaggaggatcATGAGATTCCATTGATTCTTGGTCGCCCTTTATTAGCAACTGGTGGAGCCCTTATTTATGTATAA